One window of Marinobacterium aestuarii genomic DNA carries:
- a CDS encoding TRAP transporter substrate-binding protein yields MKKSLIAIAATLALTASPLWAEQVLRLSHNAAPGNPKAEASLRFAELVEAKTEGRIKVEVEGSAQYGDDAESLTNMRLGTMAFSANSQGTTSGVVPEFAALGLPFLFRNLEHAYQVVDGPVGDKLDELANGKGLVLLALWDNGIRHVSNNTRPISTPEDLAGIKLRTPPDPVTLDIFNSLGANPAPLAFSELYIALQQGVFDGQENPLMNIYSSKLHEVQKYISLTGHKYETTPLLASKMIWDQMSKEDQQAVREAAVEAGTLNREMSLAADADLRMKLTDAGVVINEVNQAPFIQQTKPVYDKWAEQYPELVALIVAEAGKQ; encoded by the coding sequence ATGAAAAAATCACTGATCGCAATTGCAGCAACTCTGGCCCTGACGGCATCCCCTCTCTGGGCGGAGCAGGTGCTGCGTCTGTCGCACAACGCGGCGCCCGGCAACCCCAAGGCGGAAGCCTCGCTGAGGTTCGCCGAACTGGTGGAAGCAAAGACTGAAGGCCGGATCAAGGTCGAAGTCGAGGGTAGTGCCCAGTACGGCGACGACGCCGAGTCACTCACCAACATGCGCCTGGGAACCATGGCCTTTAGCGCCAACTCCCAGGGCACGACCTCTGGTGTGGTGCCGGAGTTTGCAGCGCTGGGCCTGCCCTTCCTGTTCCGCAACCTGGAGCACGCCTACCAGGTGGTTGACGGCCCGGTGGGTGACAAGCTCGATGAACTGGCCAATGGCAAAGGACTGGTATTGCTGGCGCTGTGGGACAACGGCATCCGTCACGTCAGCAACAACACCCGGCCGATCAGCACGCCTGAAGATCTGGCCGGTATCAAGCTGCGTACGCCGCCGGACCCTGTCACCCTCGATATCTTCAATTCCCTGGGTGCGAATCCGGCACCGCTGGCGTTCTCCGAGCTTTATATCGCCCTGCAGCAGGGTGTCTTCGATGGCCAGGAGAACCCGTTGATGAATATCTACTCGTCCAAGCTGCATGAGGTGCAAAAGTACATTTCCCTCACGGGGCACAAGTACGAAACTACGCCACTGCTGGCCAGCAAGATGATCTGGGACCAGATGTCCAAGGAAGATCAGCAAGCCGTGCGCGAGGCGGCCGTCGAAGCGGGCACGCTGAACCGCGAGATGTCGCTGGCCGCGGATGCCGATCTGCGCATGAAGTTGACGGATGCCGGAGTGGTGATCAACGAAGTGAACCAGGCACCCTTCATACAGCAAACCAAACCGGTCTATGACAAGTGGGCTGAGCAATATCCTGAACTGGTGGCACTGATCGTTGCGGAGGCTGGCAAGCAATGA
- the tkt gene encoding transketolase, with protein MTPENLQPLAHAIRFLSIDAIVRAGEGHQGVPLGMAEIATALFTRHLKYNPADPTWADRDRFVLSNGHGSMLLYTLLYLSGYADLSLDEIKRFRQLGSLCAGHPEIDPAAGIEVTTGPLGQGIANAFGMAVAEANLSARFGTGLVDHHTYAFVGDGCLQEGIGQEMISLAGHLQLGKLILCWDHNRITDDGSTELSISEDVAERFRVAHWHVIEVDGHDIEAVVAAIALAKKDPRPSLIACRTVIGSGLARVQGQRGGHSARLYAEDADAARELLDWPHAPFVVPDETLAAWRDAGQGSLGEHAAWQARLAALPAAERAEFERIQTGDLPQGWRELLQAYKSRAVSEAEAKPGIHASAEINDLLAAILPERIVGCADLEAPTSHKRSLAAFTADNRGGAYVHCGVREHLMGAMANGLAAHGGVIPLAVTYLAFSEYERPAMRMAALMALPVKFVFSHDSIGVGTNGPTHQPVEILASLRAMPNMLLMRPADVVEAAECWEVALEHRSGPCSLVFARQALPLVRHSHVAENRVRRGAYVLTEAEGGPRVVTLLATGSEVALAVEARAQLQAQGVPTAVVSMPCWELFDAQSQAYREAVLGSGTVRIGIEAAVRFGWDQYLGSRGDFVGMAGFGLSGPAEQLFEHFGITPAAIVAAAKRHL; from the coding sequence ATGACGCCGGAAAATCTGCAGCCTCTGGCCCACGCGATTCGCTTTCTTTCCATCGACGCCATAGTGCGGGCGGGAGAAGGCCACCAAGGCGTGCCCCTGGGCATGGCTGAAATTGCCACAGCGCTTTTTACGCGGCATCTGAAGTACAACCCGGCGGACCCGACCTGGGCCGACCGGGACCGTTTTGTGCTGTCGAACGGGCACGGTTCAATGTTGCTGTATACGTTGCTCTACCTGAGCGGTTACGCCGACCTCAGTCTTGATGAAATCAAGCGCTTTCGCCAGCTGGGGTCGCTGTGCGCCGGCCATCCGGAGATCGATCCGGCCGCTGGTATCGAGGTCACCACAGGTCCGCTGGGTCAGGGTATTGCCAATGCCTTTGGCATGGCCGTCGCCGAGGCGAACCTGAGTGCAAGGTTCGGAACCGGGCTGGTCGATCACCATACCTACGCCTTTGTCGGTGACGGCTGTCTGCAGGAGGGTATTGGCCAGGAGATGATTTCGCTGGCCGGGCACCTGCAGCTGGGCAAACTGATACTGTGCTGGGATCACAACCGCATTACCGACGATGGCAGCACCGAGCTGTCGATCAGCGAGGACGTTGCCGAGCGCTTTCGCGTGGCCCACTGGCACGTTATCGAGGTTGACGGCCATGATATAGAGGCAGTGGTCGCGGCCATCGCACTGGCGAAGAAGGACCCTCGCCCGTCGCTGATCGCCTGCCGAACCGTTATTGGATCTGGCCTGGCGCGGGTGCAGGGGCAGCGCGGGGGGCACAGTGCCAGGCTTTACGCCGAGGATGCCGATGCCGCGCGGGAGCTGCTCGACTGGCCCCATGCGCCCTTTGTTGTGCCGGACGAAACTCTGGCCGCCTGGCGCGATGCCGGTCAAGGCTCTCTGGGTGAACACGCAGCCTGGCAAGCCCGGCTTGCCGCGCTGCCCGCCGCCGAGCGGGCCGAGTTCGAGCGCATCCAGACGGGTGACCTGCCCCAGGGCTGGCGCGAGCTGCTGCAGGCCTACAAAAGCCGTGCTGTGAGCGAGGCCGAGGCTAAGCCTGGAATTCATGCATCCGCCGAGATCAATGACCTGCTCGCGGCGATACTGCCCGAGCGTATTGTCGGCTGCGCCGACCTCGAGGCACCGACCTCTCACAAACGCAGTCTGGCGGCTTTTACGGCCGATAACCGCGGGGGGGCTTATGTTCACTGTGGTGTACGGGAGCACCTGATGGGGGCTATGGCTAATGGCCTGGCGGCGCATGGCGGTGTTATTCCGCTTGCGGTGACCTATCTGGCGTTCTCCGAGTATGAACGCCCGGCGATGCGCATGGCCGCGCTGATGGCGTTGCCGGTGAAGTTTGTCTTCAGCCACGACTCCATCGGTGTCGGGACCAACGGTCCCACGCACCAGCCCGTCGAGATTCTGGCCTCGTTGCGGGCGATGCCCAATATGCTGCTGATGCGTCCTGCCGATGTGGTTGAAGCTGCTGAGTGCTGGGAGGTCGCGCTGGAGCACCGCAGCGGCCCGTGCAGTCTGGTGTTTGCCCGCCAGGCGCTGCCGCTGGTACGCCATTCCCATGTTGCCGAAAACCGGGTGCGCCGTGGTGCCTACGTGCTCACCGAGGCCGAAGGCGGCCCGCGTGTCGTTACCCTGCTGGCGACCGGCTCCGAGGTCGCGCTTGCGGTTGAGGCGCGGGCGCAATTGCAGGCCCAGGGTGTGCCGACCGCCGTCGTATCGATGCCCTGCTGGGAACTCTTTGACGCCCAGAGCCAGGCCTACCGTGAGGCAGTGCTGGGGTCGGGTACGGTGCGCATCGGCATTGAAGCGGCGGTACGCTTCGGCTGGGATCAGTATCTGGGGAGCCGGGGTGACTTTGTCGGCATGGCGGGCTTTGGCTTGTCCGGCCCGGCTGAGCAGTTGTTTGAACACTTTGGTATCACCCCTGCGGCCATAGTCGCAGCGGCTAAACGCCACCTCTGA
- the gcvA gene encoding transcriptional regulator GcvA has translation MQNRVPIKAVQAFEAASRLSSFALAAEELFVTPSAISHQIKLLEEQFGVRLFHRVHRAVVLTDAGRRYAEEVTAAFSRIDMATRELGRTARSDILTVHSTPSFASQWLMPRIARFSAHHPDIDVRLNASHEPTDLLTQGVDIDIRYGMRRLQPAGTMVIPFPPETIVPLCAPELAAGEHPIRSVEDLRHHTLIHSEVCMVSWRDWLRQHRKVQFDISRGPRFDRSFMAISAAVDGMGVLLDSLRLVQRELQTGRLVAPLGLKGPKVHGYTFNVLKAQADLPKIRSFQDWLLAELDKDAN, from the coding sequence ATGCAAAATAGAGTCCCGATCAAGGCTGTACAGGCATTCGAAGCCGCTTCCCGGCTGTCGTCCTTCGCACTTGCAGCAGAAGAACTCTTCGTAACACCCTCTGCAATCAGCCATCAAATCAAGCTGCTGGAAGAGCAATTTGGGGTGCGACTCTTTCATCGAGTGCATAGAGCCGTGGTGCTGACCGATGCCGGTCGCCGCTATGCCGAGGAGGTAACCGCCGCCTTTTCCCGCATCGATATGGCAACGCGGGAGCTCGGGCGCACGGCACGCAGCGACATCCTGACCGTGCATTCGACGCCCAGTTTCGCCTCACAGTGGCTGATGCCCCGCATCGCGCGTTTCAGCGCACACCACCCGGACATAGACGTCAGGCTCAACGCTTCCCACGAACCGACCGACCTGCTCACCCAGGGGGTGGATATCGATATCCGCTACGGCATGCGCCGGCTGCAGCCGGCCGGCACCATGGTGATACCTTTTCCGCCCGAAACCATAGTGCCTTTGTGTGCACCTGAACTGGCGGCAGGCGAGCACCCGATTCGCTCGGTGGAGGATCTGCGCCACCACACGCTAATTCACAGCGAAGTTTGTATGGTCAGCTGGCGCGACTGGTTGCGCCAGCACCGCAAGGTACAGTTCGACATCTCGCGCGGTCCGCGCTTCGACCGTTCCTTCATGGCCATCAGTGCTGCGGTGGATGGCATGGGGGTGCTACTGGACAGCCTGCGGCTGGTACAGCGCGAACTTCAGACCGGCCGGCTGGTGGCACCACTCGGCCTCAAGGGGCCCAAGGTGCATGGCTATACGTTTAATGTCCTCAAGGCCCAGGCGGACCTGCCGAAAATCCGCAGTTTTCAGGACTGGCTGCTGGCGGAGCTGGACAAAGACGCGAACTGA
- a CDS encoding TRAP transporter small permease gives MMTTHSPIPVARIGATALVVKWVDDVIVVTSSVIAISSLVIMFVSLMAEVIVRYVTNQGMGWPTEMPNLLFPWLVMSGVVLAAQRGQHIAVTALNALLSRTGNRVLLLAQQVLVLATFFYLAWVGLDVVAITGSEVYPVTGIAARWAYLALIVGFTGLGITALTTFVRLLQASDPLAVRRHHIEEDV, from the coding sequence ATGATGACGACCCACTCACCCATTCCTGTGGCCAGAATCGGCGCCACAGCTCTGGTGGTGAAGTGGGTCGATGATGTGATCGTGGTCACCAGTTCGGTGATCGCGATCTCGTCCCTCGTCATCATGTTTGTCTCCCTGATGGCCGAGGTGATCGTCCGCTACGTCACTAACCAGGGTATGGGCTGGCCCACCGAGATGCCCAATCTCCTGTTCCCCTGGCTGGTCATGAGCGGTGTTGTGCTGGCGGCCCAGCGCGGTCAGCACATCGCCGTCACGGCGCTCAATGCCCTGCTGAGCCGCACCGGCAACCGGGTGCTGTTGCTCGCTCAGCAGGTGTTGGTACTGGCGACCTTCTTCTACCTCGCCTGGGTCGGCCTCGATGTGGTCGCGATTACCGGCTCAGAGGTGTACCCGGTGACCGGGATTGCCGCGCGCTGGGCGTACCTGGCCCTGATAGTGGGCTTTACCGGACTGGGGATAACCGCGCTGACCACCTTCGTGCGTCTGCTGCAGGCAAGTGATCCACTCGCCGTGCGCAGACATCATATTGAGGAGGATGTATGA
- a CDS encoding NAD(P)-dependent oxidoreductase: MKTIAFAGLGAMGLPMAKNLLASGFRVRGIDLNPQALDALHAAGGESVGPGVGAMGAVDILILMVVNAAQAEQVLIADGALAELNAGAIVCLMATCPPGAVERIADLVVAAGHRFVDAPVSGGVAGAVAGSLTIMAAAERATFDEMQPLFQAMGQRLFHVGERPGQGAMVKTVNQLLCGVHIAAVAEAFALAAKVGVDLEVLLDIMGGSAASSWMLKDRGPRMLQSEPDVTSAVDIFVKDLGIVLEAGSETRAALPLAAAAHQLFLATSGRGDGRADDSQVIRSYYALNGVR; encoded by the coding sequence ATGAAGACGATTGCATTCGCCGGACTCGGCGCGATGGGCCTGCCCATGGCCAAAAATCTGCTTGCCAGCGGCTTTCGCGTGCGGGGAATTGATCTGAACCCCCAGGCGCTTGACGCGCTCCATGCGGCCGGTGGTGAGTCTGTGGGCCCCGGCGTCGGGGCCATGGGGGCTGTCGATATCCTGATTTTGATGGTGGTCAATGCCGCCCAGGCCGAGCAGGTGCTGATCGCCGACGGGGCCCTGGCGGAACTGAACGCGGGTGCGATTGTTTGCCTGATGGCCACCTGTCCTCCCGGGGCGGTTGAGCGCATTGCGGACCTGGTGGTCGCTGCGGGCCATCGATTTGTCGACGCGCCCGTCTCGGGCGGTGTGGCCGGTGCCGTGGCGGGGTCTCTGACCATTATGGCCGCCGCTGAGCGCGCCACCTTTGATGAGATGCAGCCGCTTTTCCAGGCCATGGGGCAGCGGCTGTTTCATGTCGGCGAGCGGCCGGGTCAGGGTGCCATGGTGAAAACGGTCAACCAGTTACTCTGCGGCGTGCATATCGCGGCCGTGGCCGAGGCCTTTGCCCTGGCGGCCAAGGTCGGTGTGGATCTGGAGGTCTTGCTGGACATCATGGGCGGCTCGGCGGCATCGAGCTGGATGTTGAAGGACCGTGGGCCGCGCATGCTGCAGTCAGAGCCCGATGTCACCAGTGCAGTGGACATCTTCGTCAAGGACCTGGGGATAGTGCTGGAGGCCGGGAGCGAGACCAGGGCGGCGCTGCCGCTTGCCGCTGCGGCGCATCAGCTCTTTCTTGCTACCTCCGGGCGTGGTGATGGCCGTGCCGATGACAGCCAGGTCATCCGCAGCTACTACGCCCTGAACGGGGTGCGCTAG
- a CDS encoding D-2-hydroxyacid dehydrogenase, with protein MHRIIFLDRSTIAPQVGLRRPAFEHELIEYDRSRPEEVVERLAGATIAITNKVRLGAAELEQLPGLRLIAVAATGTDCVDKAYCQRRGIAVVNIRGYAVNTVPEHVFALMLALRRNIVAYREDVIAGEWQKSGQFCFFNHAIHDLAGARLGIIGEGVLGQRVAEIARAFGMVPLFAAHKGRSGFGRLYTPWDEVLATSDIITLHSPLTPQTRGMIALPEFRAMQRCPLIINTARGGLVVEEDLVRALDEGLISGAGFDVTLEEPPSAESPLMRVATRGNVILTPHVAWASDEAQQALADQLMDNIEQFVKGTPTNLVEGAY; from the coding sequence ATGCACAGAATCATCTTTCTGGACCGTTCGACCATAGCGCCGCAGGTCGGCCTGCGCCGGCCCGCCTTCGAGCACGAACTGATCGAGTACGACCGCAGCCGCCCCGAGGAGGTGGTTGAGCGACTGGCGGGCGCAACGATTGCGATCACCAACAAGGTTCGACTGGGGGCCGCCGAGCTGGAGCAGCTTCCAGGCCTGCGCCTGATCGCGGTTGCCGCGACCGGTACCGACTGTGTCGACAAGGCTTATTGCCAGCGTCGCGGCATCGCCGTCGTGAATATCCGAGGCTACGCGGTGAATACAGTGCCGGAGCATGTCTTCGCGCTGATGCTGGCGTTGCGTCGCAATATAGTGGCGTACCGCGAGGACGTTATCGCAGGCGAATGGCAGAAATCGGGTCAGTTCTGCTTTTTTAATCACGCGATACACGACCTGGCCGGGGCGCGGCTGGGAATCATCGGCGAGGGCGTGCTCGGTCAGCGCGTCGCCGAGATTGCGCGCGCCTTCGGCATGGTGCCGCTGTTTGCGGCGCACAAGGGCAGGAGCGGCTTTGGCAGGCTGTACACGCCCTGGGACGAGGTCCTGGCGACAAGCGATATCATCACGCTGCACAGTCCGCTTACACCACAAACCCGCGGCATGATTGCCCTGCCGGAGTTTCGTGCCATGCAGCGTTGTCCGCTGATTATCAACACCGCCCGTGGCGGGCTGGTGGTGGAAGAAGACCTCGTTCGTGCGCTGGATGAGGGGCTGATCAGCGGTGCGGGATTCGATGTCACCCTGGAGGAACCGCCGTCTGCCGAGAGTCCACTGATGCGTGTTGCGACCCGTGGGAATGTGATCCTCACACCCCATGTCGCCTGGGCGTCCGACGAGGCCCAGCAGGCTCTCGCCGATCAGCTGATGGACAATATCGAGCAATTCGTCAAAGGTACGCCAACTAACCTGGTGGAAGGCGCCTATTAA
- a CDS encoding TRAP transporter large permease, with translation MTLLMILVFAALLVLAVPVGYALVISAGLAAITLGGMPSVIAVVKIFQPTQSFPLLAIPFFMLSGSLMMGGTLGKRLIHFATTLVGRFHGGLGQVTVVGSTIFGGVSGSAVAEASALGSMLIPWQKREGYPAAFAASATASSSVIAGLIPPSIPLIIFATISNQSIAALFLAGILPGLLLCSGFMLICYLSGRLRGFKRLTAKVTLRDILRATLNAAPALAMPAFIVVLLRAGIATPTEVSVLAVSYGLMVSALLYRDLTVRRLYDALIHTAVTTGVVMLVIAASNLVGYVLTVEAIPTAVADWALHTLESPVMIILMMNLIMLMIGMFLDLPAAILLLGPTFVAIGNAIGLDLIQLGIMMAVNLSIGLFTPPVGTTLFISAAISGEPVGKITRELWPFYLMAITVLGLISFVPAFTLY, from the coding sequence ATGACTCTTTTGATGATTCTGGTGTTTGCTGCTCTGCTGGTACTGGCGGTACCGGTTGGCTATGCGCTGGTTATCAGTGCGGGGCTGGCGGCGATTACCCTGGGAGGAATGCCGAGCGTCATCGCCGTTGTGAAGATCTTTCAGCCCACCCAGAGTTTTCCGTTACTGGCGATTCCGTTCTTTATGCTTTCCGGCAGCCTGATGATGGGAGGCACCCTTGGAAAGCGACTGATCCACTTCGCCACTACCCTGGTCGGCCGGTTTCACGGCGGTCTGGGGCAGGTCACTGTGGTTGGTTCGACCATCTTCGGCGGCGTATCGGGTTCGGCGGTAGCCGAGGCCTCGGCGCTGGGCTCCATGCTGATTCCCTGGCAAAAACGTGAAGGCTATCCGGCGGCGTTCGCGGCTTCGGCGACAGCGTCGTCTTCGGTCATCGCCGGGCTTATTCCGCCGTCGATCCCGCTGATCATCTTCGCGACCATTTCCAACCAGTCGATCGCCGCGCTCTTCCTTGCGGGTATCCTGCCCGGGTTGCTGCTGTGCTCCGGTTTCATGCTCATCTGCTACCTCTCGGGGCGCCTGCGCGGTTTCAAGCGGCTGACCGCAAAAGTGACCCTGCGCGACATTCTGCGGGCCACCCTCAATGCAGCCCCGGCGCTGGCCATGCCGGCTTTCATCGTTGTGCTGCTGCGGGCGGGCATCGCAACGCCAACCGAAGTCAGTGTGCTGGCGGTGTCCTATGGGCTGATGGTCAGCGCGCTGCTGTACCGTGACCTCACAGTGCGCCGCCTCTATGACGCCCTGATTCATACCGCGGTGACGACCGGGGTGGTCATGCTGGTGATCGCGGCCTCCAATCTGGTGGGCTACGTCCTCACGGTGGAAGCCATACCGACCGCTGTCGCCGACTGGGCGCTCCATACGCTCGAGTCGCCGGTGATGATCATTCTGATGATGAACCTGATCATGCTGATGATCGGCATGTTCCTCGACCTGCCCGCCGCGATCCTGCTGCTGGGGCCGACCTTTGTGGCGATCGGCAATGCCATTGGCCTGGATCTGATTCAGCTCGGCATCATGATGGCGGTCAATCTCAGCATTGGACTCTTCACGCCGCCCGTCGGTACGACGCTGTTTATCTCTGCGGCCATCTCCGGCGAGCCTGTGGGGAAAATTACCCGCGAACTCTGGCCCTTCTATCTGATGGCCATCACGGTTCTGGGGCTGATTTCCTTCGTGCCTGCATTCACCCTCTACTAA
- a CDS encoding transketolase family protein, whose translation MNTNVQKPKLKTSAMIASIASEGQRTQSAPFGHALVELAARRPEVVGMTADLAKYTDLHIFAQACPERFYQMGMAEQLLMGAAAGLAHEGAMPFVTTYAVFATRRAYDFMHQAIAEEGLNVKIACALPGLTTGYGPSHQAAEDLALMRAMPGMTVIDPCDALEIEQMVPAVAEHDGPVYMRLLRGQVPLVLDEYDYKFELGKAKLLRDGRDVLIISSGIMTMRALEVARELARDKIDAAVLHVATIKPLDTATILREAGRGGRLVVVAENHSAIGGLGEAVATELLRAGISSPFRQIALPDAFLDAGALPTLHDRYGISTSVMTETLKGWLG comes from the coding sequence ATGAACACCAATGTCCAGAAACCCAAACTGAAAACCTCGGCCATGATTGCGTCTATCGCCAGCGAAGGTCAGCGCACGCAGTCGGCCCCTTTTGGTCATGCGCTGGTTGAGCTGGCTGCCCGGCGTCCGGAGGTCGTCGGCATGACGGCGGATCTGGCCAAGTACACCGATTTGCACATTTTCGCCCAGGCCTGTCCCGAGCGTTTCTATCAGATGGGCATGGCCGAGCAGCTGTTGATGGGGGCGGCGGCCGGCTTGGCTCATGAGGGGGCTATGCCCTTCGTCACCACCTATGCAGTCTTTGCCACCCGCCGTGCCTACGACTTCATGCATCAGGCCATTGCCGAAGAGGGCCTGAACGTCAAGATCGCCTGCGCACTGCCCGGGCTGACCACCGGCTACGGCCCCAGTCACCAGGCGGCAGAGGACCTGGCGCTGATGCGGGCCATGCCAGGCATGACCGTGATTGACCCCTGCGATGCGCTGGAGATTGAACAGATGGTGCCTGCGGTGGCGGAGCACGATGGGCCTGTCTATATGCGCCTGTTGCGCGGTCAGGTGCCCCTGGTGCTGGACGAATACGATTACAAGTTCGAACTGGGCAAGGCCAAGCTGCTGCGTGACGGTCGCGATGTGCTGATTATCTCCTCCGGGATCATGACGATGCGCGCACTTGAGGTTGCCCGGGAACTGGCACGGGACAAGATCGATGCGGCGGTATTGCACGTGGCGACGATCAAGCCCCTGGACACCGCGACCATTCTGCGCGAGGCGGGTCGCGGCGGTCGACTGGTGGTCGTGGCCGAGAACCACTCGGCTATCGGCGGCCTCGGCGAGGCGGTCGCGACCGAACTGCTGCGTGCCGGCATCAGCTCTCCGTTCCGTCAGATTGCGCTGCCTGATGCCTTCCTGGATGCAGGCGCGTTGCCAACCCTGCATGACCGATACGGAATTTCCACCAGCGTGATGACCGAGACCCTTAAAGGCTGGCTCGGCTGA
- a CDS encoding transketolase, whose protein sequence is MDTSLKEARAELAERAYRIRRNALLMGEVQGQGYIGQALDIADVLAVAYGRAMSFKPGDAEWEERDRFLLSNGHYAIALYAALIDAGIIPQEELETYGSDDSRLPMSGMASYTPGMEMSGGSLGQGLTIAVGRCLGLKRKASKSFVYTLFSDGELDEGAVWEGLMSAAHWKLDNLIAIVDVNNQQADGPSGQVMAFEPLVDKMEAFGWFTQRIDGNDLDAVIAAFDAARSYTGTKPRMIIADTRMGCGVPFLEAREKNHFIRVDEHEWQLALTALDAGRNA, encoded by the coding sequence GTGGACACAAGTCTAAAAGAAGCCCGCGCCGAGCTTGCCGAGCGCGCCTACCGCATCCGCCGCAATGCACTGTTGATGGGGGAAGTACAGGGACAGGGGTACATCGGACAGGCGCTCGATATCGCCGATGTGCTGGCGGTGGCCTACGGTCGCGCCATGAGTTTCAAGCCCGGCGATGCAGAATGGGAAGAGCGTGACCGCTTTCTGCTATCCAATGGTCACTATGCCATCGCGCTCTACGCAGCGCTGATCGACGCAGGCATCATTCCCCAGGAAGAACTCGAAACCTACGGCAGTGATGACAGCCGCCTGCCGATGTCCGGCATGGCCAGCTACACGCCGGGCATGGAAATGTCCGGGGGCTCGCTGGGCCAGGGGCTGACCATCGCCGTCGGCCGCTGTCTGGGCCTCAAGCGCAAGGCGTCTAAGTCCTTCGTCTACACGCTGTTTTCCGATGGCGAGCTCGACGAGGGTGCGGTCTGGGAGGGGTTGATGTCGGCCGCGCACTGGAAACTCGATAATCTGATCGCCATCGTCGATGTCAATAATCAGCAGGCGGACGGCCCGTCGGGGCAGGTGATGGCATTTGAGCCCTTGGTCGACAAGATGGAAGCCTTCGGCTGGTTTACGCAACGCATCGACGGTAATGATCTGGATGCGGTCATAGCGGCCTTTGACGCTGCGCGCAGCTACACCGGTACCAAGCCGCGCATGATCATCGCTGATACCCGGATGGGCTGCGGCGTTCCCTTCCTCGAAGCCCGCGAGAAGAATCATTTTATCCGCGTCGACGAACACGAATGGCAGCTTGCTCTCACAGCACTGGATGCCGGGAGGAACGCATGA
- a CDS encoding SDR family NAD(P)-dependent oxidoreductase, producing the protein MNHSLLLQGKVALISGAASARGIGIATAQLFARHGARVVILDLDESAAAQAAASIGPEHRGYGCNVTDKAACEQAAERAVAEFGQIDILINNAGITQPVKTLEIDAASWDRVLDVNLRGVLYLSQAVIPQMKRQQSGAITCMSSVSAQRGGGILGGPHYSAAKAGVLGLAKAMAREFGPNGIRVNCVTPGLIQTDINAGKIADDKMADIIAGIPLHRMGSADDVAGTYLFLSSGLSSYITGAVIDVNGGMLIHG; encoded by the coding sequence ATGAACCATTCGCTTCTACTGCAGGGCAAGGTCGCACTGATCTCCGGCGCCGCCTCGGCGCGGGGCATCGGGATAGCCACGGCACAGCTGTTTGCCCGTCATGGCGCCAGGGTCGTGATTCTGGACCTCGATGAGTCGGCCGCGGCCCAGGCTGCAGCCTCCATTGGTCCTGAACATCGCGGCTACGGCTGCAACGTAACGGACAAGGCTGCCTGCGAACAGGCCGCCGAGCGCGCCGTGGCCGAATTTGGCCAGATCGACATTCTGATCAACAACGCCGGTATCACGCAGCCGGTGAAGACGCTGGAAATTGATGCGGCGAGCTGGGACCGCGTGCTGGACGTCAACCTGCGCGGCGTGCTGTACCTGTCTCAGGCGGTGATACCGCAGATGAAGCGCCAGCAGTCGGGGGCTATCACCTGCATGTCTTCGGTGTCGGCTCAGCGCGGCGGCGGCATCCTCGGCGGACCGCATTACTCGGCGGCCAAGGCCGGTGTGCTGGGTCTGGCAAAGGCAATGGCGCGGGAATTCGGCCCCAATGGCATCCGTGTGAATTGCGTCACGCCGGGTCTGATTCAGACGGATATCAATGCCGGCAAGATCGCCGACGACAAGATGGCCGACATTATCGCCGGCATCCCACTGCATCGCATGGGGAGCGCGGATGATGTCGCCGGCACCTATCTGTTTCTGTCGTCCGGACTGTCGTCCTACATCACCGGCGCGGTTATCGACGTCAATGGAGGCATGCTTATCCACGGCTGA